A single window of Streptomyces aquilus DNA harbors:
- a CDS encoding adenosine deaminase: protein MERVRDVSELPKAHLHLHFTGSMRPGTVLELADKYGVRLPDALTEALTSGEPPRLRATDERGWFRFQRLYDAARSCLRQPEDIQRLVREAAEEDVRDGSGWLEIQVDPTSYAPRLGGLIPALEIILDAVETTSRETGLGMRVLVAANRMKHPLDARTLARLAVRYADRGVVGFGLSNDERRGMARDFDRAFAIARDAGLLSAPHGGELAGPSSVRDCLDDLDAHRIGHGVRAAEDPRLLKRLADRGVTCEVCPASNVALGVYEKPEDVPLRTLFEAGVPMALGADDPLLFGSRLAAQYEIARKHHGFTDRELAELARQSVRGSAAPEDVKAKLLAGVDDWLSRPVS from the coding sequence ATGGAGCGTGTACGTGATGTCTCTGAGCTGCCGAAAGCCCATCTGCACCTGCACTTCACCGGGTCCATGCGGCCCGGGACGGTTCTGGAACTGGCCGACAAGTACGGGGTACGACTGCCCGACGCGCTGACGGAGGCGCTGACCAGCGGGGAGCCGCCGCGGCTGCGGGCCACGGACGAGCGGGGCTGGTTCCGGTTCCAGCGGCTCTACGACGCGGCGCGTTCGTGCCTCAGGCAGCCCGAGGACATCCAGCGGCTGGTGCGGGAGGCGGCGGAGGAGGACGTCCGGGACGGCTCGGGGTGGCTGGAGATCCAGGTCGACCCGACCTCGTACGCCCCACGTCTCGGCGGGCTCATCCCGGCGCTGGAGATCATCCTCGACGCGGTGGAGACGACCTCGCGGGAGACCGGGCTCGGGATGCGGGTGCTGGTGGCCGCGAACCGGATGAAGCACCCGCTGGACGCGCGGACGCTGGCGCGCCTGGCGGTGCGGTACGCGGACCGGGGCGTCGTCGGCTTCGGGCTCTCGAACGACGAACGGCGTGGCATGGCGCGGGACTTCGACCGGGCCTTCGCCATCGCGCGCGACGCCGGGCTGCTGTCGGCCCCGCACGGCGGGGAGCTGGCGGGACCGTCCTCGGTGCGGGACTGTCTGGACGACCTGGACGCGCACCGGATCGGGCACGGGGTGCGGGCCGCGGAGGACCCGCGGCTGCTCAAGCGGCTGGCCGACCGGGGTGTGACCTGCGAGGTCTGTCCGGCCTCGAATGTGGCGCTCGGCGTCTACGAGAAGCCGGAGGACGTGCCGCTGCGGACGCTGTTCGAGGCGGGGGTGCCGATGGCGCTCGGCGCCGACGACCCGCTGCTGTTCGGCTCACGGCTCGCGGCGCAGTACGAGATCGCCCGGAAGCATCACGGTTTCACGGACCGGGAGCTGGCGGAGCTGGCCCGGCAGTCGGTACGGGGCTCGGCGGCGCCGGAGGACGTGAAGGCGAAGCTGCTGGCGGGCGTCGACGACTGGCTCAGCCGACCGGTGTCCTGA
- a CDS encoding pyridoxal phosphate-dependent aminotransferase: MSAATSPTERRVSARVGAISESATLAVDAKAKALKAAGRPVIGFGAGEPDFPTPDYIVQAAIEACSNPKYHRYTPAGGLPELKAAIAAKTLRDSGYEVDASQVLVTNGGKQAIYEAFAAILDPGDEVIVPAPYWTTYPESIRLAGGVPVEVVADETTGYRVSVEQLEAARTENTKVLLFVSPSNPTGAVYTRAQIEEIGRWAAEKGLWVLTDEIYEHLVYGDAEFHSLPVVVPELADKTIVVNGVAKTYAMTGWRVGWVIGPKDVVKAATNLQSHATSNVSNVAQVAALAAVSGDLSAVEEMKEAFDRRRKTIVRMLNEIDGVLCPEPEGAFYAYPSVKALIGKEIRGKRPQDTVELAALILEEAEVAVVPGEAFGTPGYLRLSYALGDEDLVEGVSRIQKLLAEARD, from the coding sequence ATGAGCGCTGCAACCTCTCCCACCGAGCGCCGGGTCTCCGCCCGAGTCGGCGCGATCTCCGAGTCCGCCACCCTCGCCGTGGATGCCAAGGCCAAGGCCCTGAAGGCCGCCGGGCGCCCGGTGATCGGCTTCGGCGCCGGTGAACCGGACTTCCCGACCCCGGACTACATCGTCCAGGCCGCCATCGAGGCCTGCTCCAACCCGAAGTACCACCGGTACACGCCGGCCGGCGGTCTCCCCGAGCTGAAGGCCGCGATCGCCGCGAAGACCCTCCGCGACTCCGGCTACGAGGTCGACGCGAGCCAGGTCCTCGTCACCAACGGCGGCAAGCAGGCCATCTACGAGGCCTTCGCCGCGATCCTCGACCCGGGCGACGAGGTCATCGTCCCGGCCCCGTACTGGACGACGTACCCGGAGTCGATCCGTCTCGCCGGCGGTGTCCCGGTGGAGGTCGTGGCCGACGAGACGACCGGCTACCGCGTCTCCGTCGAGCAGCTGGAGGCGGCGCGCACGGAGAACACGAAGGTCCTTCTCTTCGTCTCCCCGTCCAACCCCACCGGCGCCGTCTACACCCGCGCGCAGATCGAGGAGATCGGCCGTTGGGCCGCCGAGAAGGGCCTGTGGGTCCTGACCGACGAGATCTACGAGCACCTGGTCTACGGCGACGCCGAGTTCCACTCCCTCCCGGTGGTCGTGCCCGAGCTCGCCGACAAGACCATCGTCGTCAACGGTGTGGCGAAGACGTACGCCATGACGGGCTGGCGTGTGGGCTGGGTCATCGGTCCGAAGGACGTGGTCAAGGCCGCGACGAACCTCCAGTCGCACGCCACCTCGAACGTCTCCAACGTCGCCCAGGTGGCCGCGCTGGCCGCCGTCTCCGGCGACCTGTCGGCCGTCGAGGAGATGAAGGAGGCCTTCGACCGCCGCCGCAAGACGATCGTGCGGATGCTCAACGAGATCGACGGCGTGCTCTGCCCGGAGCCCGAGGGCGCGTTCTACGCCTACCCGTCGGTGAAGGCCCTGATCGGCAAGGAGATCCGCGGCAAGCGCCCGCAGGACACGGTCGAGCTGGCCGCGCTCATCCTGGAGGAGGCCGAGGTCGCGGTCGTCCCGGGTGAGGCCTTCGGTACGCCGGGCTATCTGCGACTGTCGTACGCGCTGGGCGACGAGGACCTCGTCGAGGGTGTCAGCCGCATCCAGAAGCTGCTGGCGGAGGCACGGGACTGA
- the secE gene encoding preprotein translocase subunit SecE, which yields MADAVGSIDTPDAQDEAQESKKKARKGGKRAKKGPLKRLAIFYRQIVAELRKVVWPTRSQLTTYTTVVIVFVIVMIGLVTVIDYGLNHAAKYVFG from the coding sequence ATGGCGGACGCCGTGGGCTCCATCGACACGCCTGATGCCCAGGACGAGGCACAGGAGTCGAAGAAGAAGGCCCGCAAGGGCGGCAAGCGTGCCAAGAAGGGCCCGCTGAAGCGCCTCGCCATCTTCTACCGACAGATCGTCGCAGAACTTCGCAAGGTCGTCTGGCCTACGCGCAGCCAGCTGACGACCTACACGACCGTGGTGATCGTCTTCGTGATCGTCATGATCGGCCTGGTCACCGTGATTGACTATGGACTCAACCACGCTGCCAAGTACGTCTTCGGCTGA
- the nusG gene encoding transcription termination/antitermination protein NusG, with protein sequence MSDQNLNDAIEPDESVEDELDIVEGADEDLDEVEAADEEAGEPAEEAALHVEDESDEDAEDESGGDVEAAEEAIEEDEEAVEEEPAEPVDPVVALREELRTLPGEWYVIHTYAGYENRVKTNLEQRAVSLNVEDYIFQAEVPQEEVVQIKNGDRKTIRQNKLPGYVLVRMDLTNESWGVVRNTPGVTGFVGNAYDPYPLTLDEIVKMLAPEAEEKAAREAAEAEGKPAPQRKVEVQVLDFEVGDSVTVTDGPFATLQATINEINADSKKVKGLVEIFGRETPVELSFDQIQKN encoded by the coding sequence GTGTCTGACCAGAACCTGAACGACGCCATCGAGCCGGACGAGTCCGTGGAAGACGAGCTCGACATCGTCGAGGGCGCGGACGAGGACCTGGACGAGGTCGAGGCTGCCGATGAAGAGGCGGGCGAGCCCGCCGAGGAAGCCGCCCTCCACGTCGAGGACGAATCCGACGAGGACGCCGAGGACGAGTCCGGCGGCGACGTCGAGGCTGCCGAAGAGGCCATCGAGGAAGACGAAGAGGCTGTCGAGGAGGAGCCGGCCGAGCCGGTCGACCCCGTCGTCGCCCTGCGCGAGGAACTGCGCACCCTCCCCGGCGAGTGGTACGTCATCCACACCTACGCCGGTTACGAGAACCGCGTGAAGACCAACCTCGAGCAGCGCGCCGTCTCGCTGAACGTCGAGGACTACATCTTCCAGGCCGAGGTGCCGCAGGAAGAGGTCGTCCAGATCAAGAACGGCGACCGCAAGACGATCCGTCAGAACAAGCTCCCCGGCTACGTGCTGGTGCGCATGGACCTGACGAACGAGTCCTGGGGTGTCGTCCGCAACACGCCCGGCGTCACCGGCTTCGTGGGCAACGCCTACGACCCGTACCCGCTGACCCTGGACGAGATCGTGAAGATGCTCGCCCCGGAGGCCGAGGAGAAGGCCGCCCGCGAGGCCGCCGAGGCCGAGGGCAAGCCCGCTCCGCAGCGCAAGGTCGAGGTCCAGGTGCTGGACTTCGAGGTCGGCGACTCGGTCACCGTCACCGACGGCCCCTTCGCCACCCTCCAGGCCACGATCAACGAGATCAACGCCGACTCGAAGAAGGTCAAGGGCCTCGTCGAGATCTTCGGCCGCGAGACCCCGGTCGAGCTGTCCTTCGACCAGATCCAGAAGAACTGA